Proteins encoded in a region of the Flammeovirga yaeyamensis genome:
- a CDS encoding LysM peptidoglycan-binding domain-containing protein — protein sequence MTIQELQDQYQFNKDTPIVIGDRCKVYFGKLNNEDEVVIISDLSPRVIQDEDVDSFEAGAVMSFNDTNEQESKDTFVFGSVQYVIRMLDNYSEEVINTVHQIIEEKDEEQLKELEIRLLKVLKLPILDRTQKLLDIKNLYKQGLYDETFKAIAYDYANDILLDGDMLYLLGDMCEKGMGTFQNKHQALKFFKRAQEIGITNAEKRVEILENELKEESEAIQTETSTSLDQQEDKSRLIRKNPTKNRKRGLSKKNKLRYSIIGSFSFIMGIIFTMLIGSFFNGSSSEGVTASENSEEVSNDDVAENSNNEVFIKIEKDILKSTADLKNYDHAIKALEGVVSQIDQSLRVHTFTPDQVKRFDQIKGNVMGQISNLKDNESGNFTTWYNSKAGESVVAIANRYKIPEKNLFNEKGDNYPVDYTFKNGEKVKLKIPALFFDHKILVGESIGSISNKYDIQPEDIRKLNNLSSNVIHPGQTIRVYIRK from the coding sequence ATGACGATACAAGAACTTCAGGATCAATATCAATTTAATAAAGACACTCCGATTGTTATTGGAGATCGCTGTAAAGTCTATTTTGGAAAACTAAATAACGAAGATGAGGTAGTAATTATCTCGGACTTATCACCAAGAGTTATTCAAGATGAAGATGTAGATTCTTTTGAAGCAGGAGCAGTAATGTCCTTTAATGATACTAATGAACAGGAATCTAAAGACACATTTGTTTTTGGGTCAGTTCAATACGTCATTAGAATGCTAGATAACTATAGTGAAGAGGTAATAAATACTGTTCATCAGATTATAGAAGAAAAAGATGAAGAACAATTAAAAGAATTAGAAATTAGACTCTTAAAAGTTTTAAAGCTCCCTATTTTAGATAGAACTCAAAAACTTTTAGACATCAAGAATTTATATAAGCAAGGACTTTATGATGAAACTTTTAAAGCAATAGCTTACGACTATGCTAATGATATATTACTTGATGGCGATATGCTTTATTTACTAGGTGATATGTGTGAGAAAGGTATGGGGACTTTCCAAAATAAGCATCAGGCATTAAAGTTTTTCAAAAGAGCACAAGAAATAGGCATTACGAATGCTGAAAAAAGAGTCGAAATTCTTGAAAATGAATTAAAAGAAGAAAGTGAAGCGATTCAAACCGAAACTTCTACTTCTTTAGATCAACAGGAAGATAAAAGTAGATTAATACGTAAAAATCCCACTAAAAATAGAAAAAGGGGTTTGAGCAAAAAGAATAAACTTAGGTATTCTATTATCGGTTCTTTCTCATTTATAATGGGAATCATTTTTACGATGTTAATTGGTAGTTTTTTCAATGGCTCATCTTCAGAAGGTGTAACTGCTTCCGAGAATTCAGAAGAGGTGAGTAATGATGATGTTGCTGAAAATTCTAACAATGAGGTATTTATCAAAATTGAAAAAGATATTCTAAAGTCGACAGCGGATTTGAAAAACTACGATCATGCTATTAAGGCATTGGAAGGAGTAGTTTCTCAGATAGATCAATCTTTAAGAGTACATACTTTTACACCTGATCAAGTCAAGAGATTTGATCAAATAAAAGGAAATGTAATGGGGCAAATATCTAATCTTAAAGATAATGAGTCAGGAAACTTTACAACTTGGTACAATTCTAAAGCAGGTGAATCGGTTGTTGCCATAGCAAATAGGTACAAAATACCAGAAAAGAATTTATTTAATGAGAAAGGAGATAATTATCCAGTTGATTATACTTTCAAAAATGGAGAAAAAGTGAAATTAAAAATACCTGCTTTGTTTTTTGATCATAAAATCTTAGTAGGAGAAAGTATTGGTTCCATCTCTAATAAATACGATATACAACCAGAGGATATTCGAAAATTAAATAATTTATCAAGTAATGTAATTCATCCGGGACAAACGATTAGAGTATATATTAGAAAATAA
- a CDS encoding voltage-gated chloride channel family protein: MAFLGYTHEQFPKWVKKVEQFPVFLYILKWVLIGLLVGGLTGLGSALFLWGLHWATGWRGDNQWIIFALPIGGFLIGACYHYLGQDVVKGNNQLLDEITRPNRIIPLKMAPLVTIATIATHFFGGSAGREGTAVQMGGAIADQFTKIFKLDKYDRKLLIISGIAAGFSSVFGTPLAGAIFGLEVYIIGRMRYEAIFPSFFTAIVANYVTHHVGHELGIHHTDYFALFFDGLQIPEMTLENLLLCVLAGIAFGLTGMLFSKANHFFGHLFKSNIKYAPARPMIGGVVLALAIVLLNMNHGLDYSNYDMKYFGLGVPIISQSFTVEMHWYDFLMKTLTTSFTLGAGFKGGEVTPLFYIGSTLGSFLSSFDLYNAIPIALLAGMGFVGVFSGATNTPMACTVMGIELFGHESAVFIAVACITAYMFSGHTSIYNSQILGSPKHVGQENEKGNTLSEIEVIREAEKKHLKTRHDKDEDNK; encoded by the coding sequence ATGGCTTTTTTAGGGTATACTCACGAACAATTTCCAAAGTGGGTTAAAAAAGTAGAACAATTCCCGGTGTTTTTATACATTCTCAAGTGGGTTTTAATTGGTCTATTAGTAGGTGGTTTAACAGGGTTGGGATCAGCCCTATTCTTGTGGGGCCTTCATTGGGCAACAGGTTGGAGAGGTGATAATCAATGGATTATATTTGCTTTACCTATAGGTGGTTTTCTTATTGGAGCTTGTTATCATTACTTAGGGCAAGATGTAGTTAAAGGTAATAATCAATTACTTGATGAAATTACAAGACCAAATAGAATCATTCCTTTAAAGATGGCTCCTTTGGTAACAATTGCAACTATTGCAACTCACTTCTTTGGTGGTTCAGCAGGTCGAGAAGGTACAGCTGTTCAAATGGGTGGTGCAATTGCCGATCAGTTTACTAAAATATTCAAGTTAGATAAATACGACCGTAAATTATTAATTATATCAGGTATTGCTGCTGGTTTCTCCTCTGTATTTGGAACTCCACTGGCTGGTGCAATTTTCGGATTAGAAGTATATATCATTGGTCGTATGCGTTATGAAGCCATCTTTCCAAGCTTCTTTACTGCTATTGTCGCCAATTATGTTACTCATCATGTAGGTCATGAATTAGGAATACATCATACCGATTATTTTGCTTTATTCTTTGATGGTCTTCAAATACCAGAAATGACTTTAGAAAACCTTCTGCTTTGCGTACTCGCTGGTATTGCATTTGGTTTAACTGGCATGCTTTTCAGTAAAGCTAACCACTTTTTTGGACATTTATTTAAATCAAATATTAAGTATGCTCCTGCAAGACCAATGATAGGTGGTGTTGTATTAGCTTTAGCTATCGTGCTTTTAAACATGAATCATGGTTTAGATTACAGTAATTATGATATGAAATACTTTGGTTTAGGTGTACCTATCATTAGTCAATCGTTTACTGTAGAGATGCATTGGTACGATTTCTTGATGAAAACATTAACCACATCATTTACACTGGGTGCTGGATTTAAAGGTGGTGAGGTGACTCCATTATTTTATATTGGTTCTACATTGGGTAGTTTCTTGTCGTCATTCGATTTATACAATGCTATCCCTATTGCTTTATTAGCCGGGATGGGCTTTGTGGGTGTATTTAGTGGCGCAACCAACACTCCTATGGCTTGTACTGTAATGGGTATCGAACTATTTGGTCATGAATCTGCAGTTTTTATAGCTGTAGCCTGTATTACTGCTTACATGTTCTCAGGTCATACAAGTATTTACAACTCTCAAATTCTTGGATCTCCTAAACATGTTGGTCAAGAGAACGAAAAAGGAAATACCCTATCAGAAATTGAAGTAATCAGAGAAGCGGAGAAAAAACATTTAAAAACTCGTCATGATAAAGATGAGGATAATAAATAA
- the dapA gene encoding 4-hydroxy-tetrahydrodipicolinate synthase has product MESFIGQGIALVTPFTKEREVDFPALKKLLDHTKDAEYWVVNGTTAESATLTKDEKKQVLEFVKQNNPTNKPIMFGNGSNNTAEVIQNFKEFDLTGVDAILSVCPYYVKPSQQGIIAHYTAIADASPLPVLLYNVPGRTGVNMNVDTIVELSKHKNIFGIKDASADLTQAMRVISATPDDFLFISGDDAMTVPIISIGGSGVITVLGNVVPQEFGSTVQQALNGNAKQATMQMSQLLDFTDALFEEGNPVGVKTGLEIAEICNKTVRLPLVEGSELLQSKMSVMYDQIKISSKKSMFVSNFDARQAI; this is encoded by the coding sequence ATGGAATCATTTATTGGACAAGGTATCGCACTAGTAACACCGTTTACAAAAGAGAGAGAGGTTGATTTCCCTGCTTTAAAAAAGTTATTAGATCATACTAAAGATGCAGAATATTGGGTAGTAAATGGAACTACTGCGGAAAGTGCTACTTTGACTAAGGATGAAAAGAAACAAGTTTTAGAATTTGTAAAGCAAAACAATCCTACCAATAAACCAATTATGTTTGGTAACGGCAGTAACAACACTGCTGAGGTGATTCAAAATTTCAAAGAATTTGATTTGACTGGCGTTGATGCCATTCTATCAGTTTGTCCATATTATGTAAAACCTTCTCAACAAGGTATTATTGCACATTATACTGCTATTGCAGATGCTTCACCACTTCCAGTTCTTTTATACAATGTACCAGGACGTACAGGTGTAAACATGAATGTGGATACAATTGTAGAGTTATCGAAGCACAAAAATATTTTTGGTATTAAAGATGCTTCTGCCGATTTAACTCAAGCAATGAGAGTGATTAGTGCTACTCCAGACGATTTCTTATTTATTTCAGGTGATGATGCTATGACAGTTCCAATTATCTCAATTGGAGGTTCTGGAGTAATTACAGTTTTAGGAAACGTTGTTCCACAAGAATTTGGAAGTACAGTTCAACAAGCATTAAACGGTAACGCAAAACAAGCAACTATGCAAATGTCGCAACTGTTAGACTTTACTGATGCACTTTTTGAAGAAGGTAACCCAGTGGGTGTAAAAACAGGTTTAGAGATTGCTGAAATTTGTAATAAAACAGTTCGTTTACCTTTAGTAGAAGGTTCTGAACTATTACAATCAAAAATGTCTGTAATGTATGATCAAATTAAAATTTCATCTAAGAAATCGATGTTTGTATCTAACTTTGATGCTAGACAAGCCATTTAA
- a CDS encoding bifunctional methionine sulfoxide reductase B/A protein, which yields MNELTPFEKWVIENKGTEQPFTGKFYYHNEIGVYTCKRCDAPLYNSKDKFEANCGWPAFDDEIEGAVKKVKDADGKRIEILCNNCDAHLGHVFEGEGFTPKNTRHCVNSISLNFEAKDSKLSTAIFASGCFWGTEYYFLRTKGVISCEVGYIGGTTENPTYEEVCSGNTGHAEACKVVFDPDRISYESLAKLFFETHDPTQLNKQGPDIGTQYRSEIFYVDEEQKNMAFILIAQLKAKRIDVVTKVTEATQFYPAEDYHQDYYEKTAGKPYCHIYEKKF from the coding sequence ATGAATGAATTAACTCCGTTTGAAAAGTGGGTGATTGAAAATAAAGGTACAGAGCAACCTTTTACGGGTAAATTTTACTATCATAATGAAATAGGAGTTTATACTTGTAAAAGGTGCGATGCCCCATTGTATAATTCTAAGGATAAATTCGAGGCCAATTGCGGTTGGCCTGCTTTTGATGATGAAATTGAAGGAGCAGTAAAAAAGGTCAAAGACGCAGACGGAAAGCGTATAGAAATTCTATGTAATAACTGTGATGCACATTTGGGACATGTATTTGAAGGGGAGGGTTTTACTCCAAAAAATACTCGGCATTGTGTAAATTCTATTTCATTAAATTTTGAAGCTAAGGATTCAAAATTGTCAACAGCCATTTTCGCCTCAGGCTGTTTTTGGGGTACTGAATATTATTTCTTGAGAACAAAAGGAGTAATTTCATGTGAAGTAGGTTACATTGGTGGAACGACTGAAAATCCAACTTATGAAGAAGTTTGCTCAGGAAATACGGGGCATGCAGAAGCTTGTAAAGTGGTATTTGATCCGGATAGAATAAGTTATGAATCCCTTGCGAAATTATTTTTCGAAACCCATGATCCTACACAGTTGAATAAACAAGGACCTGATATTGGAACTCAATACCGTTCTGAAATCTTTTATGTAGATGAGGAACAAAAAAACATGGCATTTATCTTAATCGCTCAATTAAAGGCTAAAAGGATTGATGTCGTGACTAAAGTTACTGAAGCAACACAATTTTACCCTGCAGAAGATTACCATCAAGATTATTATGAAAAAACTGCTGGTAAACCTTATTGCCACATCTACGAGAAAAAATTCTAA